Proteins from a single region of Larus michahellis chromosome 13, bLarMic1.1, whole genome shotgun sequence:
- the PUS1 gene encoding pseudouridylate synthase 1 homolog isoform X2, giving the protein MAEDLRAVVASQTKRLNSSGEVVERLEENGHQNKRLKSNADEEDVEDQNKRLPKRKIVLLMAYSGKGYHGMQRNVGSSQFKTIEDDLVSALVQSGCIPENHGEDMKKMSFQRCARTDKGVSAAGQIVSLKVRLIDDILEKINNHLPSHIRILGLKRVTGGFNSKNKCDARTYSYMLPTFAFAHKDHDVQEEVYRLDKETLEKVNKLLACYKGTHNFHNFTSQKGPRDPSAKRYIMEMYCGEPFVRENIEFAVIKVKGQSFMMHQIRKMIGLVIAIVKGYAAESIIERSWGEEKVDVPKAPGLGLVLERVHFEKYNRRFGNDGLHEPLEWTEEEEKIAVFKEQYIYPTIINTEREEKSMANWLNTLSIHDFNSSAVGMQANNKNSKNGSDLEGSDGCDDDSD; this is encoded by the exons ATGGCTGAGGATCTGAGAGCAGTGGTTGCCAGCCAGACCAAGAGACTGAACAGCAGCGGAGAGGTGGTTGAAAGGCTGGAAGAGAACGGCCATCAGAATAAAAGGCTGAAGAGCAATGCGGATGAGGAAGATGTGGAGGATCAGAATAAAAGGTTGCCCAAAAGGAAGATTGTGTTGTTGATGGCATATTCAGGGAAAGGCTACCATGGGATGCAA AGAAATGTGGGATCTTCACAGTTCAAGACAATTGAAGATGACTTAGTATCTGCCCTTGTTCAGTCAGGCTGCATCCCAGAAAACCATGGGGAGGATatgaagaaaatgtcatttcagcGGTGTGCTCGAACGGATAAG GGTGTGTCTGCAGCTGGACAGATTGTGTCGCTAAAGGTCAGGCTAATAGATGACATCTTAGAAAAGATCAATAACCATCTGCCTTCTCACATCAGAATTCTGG GTCTGAAGAGAGTCACTGGGGGATTCAACTCCAAGAACAAATGTGATGCCAGAACCTACTCTTACATGCTGCCAACATTTGCCTTTGCCCATAAAGACCACGATGTGCAAGAAGAGGTTTATCGACTGGACAAAGAGACCCTTGAAAAAGTCAATAAACTGCTTGCGTGCTATAAAGGAACACACAACTTCCACAACTTCACATCTCAAAAGGGACCCAGGGACCCCAGTGCCAAGCGGTACATCATGGAGATGTACTGTGGAGAGCCATTTGTGAGGGAAAACATAGAATTTGCGGTGATCAAAGTGAAAGGTCAGAGTTTCATGATGCATCAAATAAGGAAGATGATTGGGCTGGTGATAGCTATTGTGAAGGGCTATGCTGCTGAGTCTATCATAGAgcgcagctggggagaggagaaagtagATGTCCCCAAAGCCCCAGGACTTGGGCTAGTCTTGGAAAGAGTACACTTTGAAAAATACAACAGACGTTTTGGAAATGATGGGCTGCACGAGCCACTGGAGtggacagaggaggaggagaagattGCCGTTTTCAAAGAGCAGTATATCTATCCTACCATTATCAAcacagaaagggaggagaaatccATGGCAAACTGGCTAAACACCCTCTCCATTCATGACTTCAACTCTTCTGCTGTTGGGATGCAAGCTAACAACAAAAATTCAAAG
- the PUS1 gene encoding pseudouridylate synthase 1 homolog isoform X1 gives MLQLRWGLRFASCGLSAAGSAACGGPRRRLPSVLAMAEDLRAVVASQTKRLNSSGEVVERLEENGHQNKRLKSNADEEDVEDQNKRLPKRKIVLLMAYSGKGYHGMQRNVGSSQFKTIEDDLVSALVQSGCIPENHGEDMKKMSFQRCARTDKGVSAAGQIVSLKVRLIDDILEKINNHLPSHIRILGLKRVTGGFNSKNKCDARTYSYMLPTFAFAHKDHDVQEEVYRLDKETLEKVNKLLACYKGTHNFHNFTSQKGPRDPSAKRYIMEMYCGEPFVRENIEFAVIKVKGQSFMMHQIRKMIGLVIAIVKGYAAESIIERSWGEEKVDVPKAPGLGLVLERVHFEKYNRRFGNDGLHEPLEWTEEEEKIAVFKEQYIYPTIINTEREEKSMANWLNTLSIHDFNSSAVGMQANNKNSKNGSDLEGSDGCDDDSD, from the exons ATGTTGCAGCTGCGGTGGGGGCTGAGGTTTGCGAGCTGCGGCCTCTCCGCCGCGGGGAGCGCTGCGTGCGGCGGGCCCCGGCGCCGGCTGCCCAGC GTTCTCGCAATGGCTGAGGATCTGAGAGCAGTGGTTGCCAGCCAGACCAAGAGACTGAACAGCAGCGGAGAGGTGGTTGAAAGGCTGGAAGAGAACGGCCATCAGAATAAAAGGCTGAAGAGCAATGCGGATGAGGAAGATGTGGAGGATCAGAATAAAAGGTTGCCCAAAAGGAAGATTGTGTTGTTGATGGCATATTCAGGGAAAGGCTACCATGGGATGCAA AGAAATGTGGGATCTTCACAGTTCAAGACAATTGAAGATGACTTAGTATCTGCCCTTGTTCAGTCAGGCTGCATCCCAGAAAACCATGGGGAGGATatgaagaaaatgtcatttcagcGGTGTGCTCGAACGGATAAG GGTGTGTCTGCAGCTGGACAGATTGTGTCGCTAAAGGTCAGGCTAATAGATGACATCTTAGAAAAGATCAATAACCATCTGCCTTCTCACATCAGAATTCTGG GTCTGAAGAGAGTCACTGGGGGATTCAACTCCAAGAACAAATGTGATGCCAGAACCTACTCTTACATGCTGCCAACATTTGCCTTTGCCCATAAAGACCACGATGTGCAAGAAGAGGTTTATCGACTGGACAAAGAGACCCTTGAAAAAGTCAATAAACTGCTTGCGTGCTATAAAGGAACACACAACTTCCACAACTTCACATCTCAAAAGGGACCCAGGGACCCCAGTGCCAAGCGGTACATCATGGAGATGTACTGTGGAGAGCCATTTGTGAGGGAAAACATAGAATTTGCGGTGATCAAAGTGAAAGGTCAGAGTTTCATGATGCATCAAATAAGGAAGATGATTGGGCTGGTGATAGCTATTGTGAAGGGCTATGCTGCTGAGTCTATCATAGAgcgcagctggggagaggagaaagtagATGTCCCCAAAGCCCCAGGACTTGGGCTAGTCTTGGAAAGAGTACACTTTGAAAAATACAACAGACGTTTTGGAAATGATGGGCTGCACGAGCCACTGGAGtggacagaggaggaggagaagattGCCGTTTTCAAAGAGCAGTATATCTATCCTACCATTATCAAcacagaaagggaggagaaatccATGGCAAACTGGCTAAACACCCTCTCCATTCATGACTTCAACTCTTCTGCTGTTGGGATGCAAGCTAACAACAAAAATTCAAAG